The window CGCAATGGTGGCACTCGGCATCAGTGCGCCCTCATTCGCGGCCCCTGGCCCGACGCGCATCGTTGAGTATCGGGCTGCCGAACTTCAGTCATCGGAAGGCCGGGAGTCTGTTGAAGCCCGCATCGAACAGGCCGCCCGGCAGGTGTGCAGGCAGAACGCCTTGCGCGGGATCGAGCGCCACGCAATCGAAGCGCAATGCCGCGAAGACGCGCGGCAGCATGCCCTCAACGACCTCCATGCGAGCAATCACATGGCGGCCAGCGCGCCTGCTTCCGCTCGCCATGTGCGGGTCATAGTCGCCAGCAGCTCGCGCTAACGCGCCCGCAACAGTTTGCCCGGCTCTGTTTCCCCTTTGCCGAGGCAGGCACTGGCCCTCGCGTCCCCCCTGGCG is drawn from Glycocaulis alkaliphilus and contains these coding sequences:
- a CDS encoding UrcA family protein translates to MKALPLMLTAMVALGISAPSFAAPGPTRIVEYRAAELQSSEGRESVEARIEQAARQVCRQNALRGIERHAIEAQCREDARQHALNDLHASNHMAASAPASARHVRVIVASSSR